One genomic segment of Halalkalicoccus jeotgali B3 includes these proteins:
- a CDS encoding lysylphosphatidylglycerol synthase domain-containing protein → MRRTLRFLGGVGAGGAILAGYLYTVGAETVLNRLVAIAPWALGIVALLVILEGLADAIGVWASIAPLGDGISGGESVQFALAGDFFDTLSPAGPVSSEPIMARFYSVATDTGYSEALGVRSTAKYVKASVQITFSAMLGLFMLVGSPDAAPILFTFGLSIAGLALFGGVILYTREYLSSGLVVVLTPLVTWISRLYRDSPHDQAFVSNGVDRYWQRIVGFQETPGLLALIAVGGLIEQVLTTAALWVALAGLGTNTAFLPILIIIPLPQIASVVPIPGSLGAYDLLLGGALVVVTGVPTTVATAAVLVVRTLSLPFSGVAGGICVAYLRGWRPRGQSN, encoded by the coding sequence GTGCGAAGAACACTTCGATTTCTCGGTGGTGTTGGTGCGGGCGGTGCTATCTTAGCAGGATATCTCTATACCGTTGGTGCCGAGACAGTTCTTAACCGGCTGGTCGCTATCGCACCGTGGGCGCTTGGGATCGTCGCCCTGCTCGTTATTCTAGAGGGACTGGCGGACGCGATCGGTGTCTGGGCATCGATTGCGCCGCTAGGCGATGGCATTTCTGGGGGTGAAAGTGTCCAATTCGCACTCGCTGGTGACTTTTTCGATACTCTCAGTCCGGCAGGACCAGTCAGTTCCGAGCCGATTATGGCTCGATTCTATAGCGTTGCTACGGATACGGGGTATTCGGAGGCGCTCGGCGTCCGCTCAACCGCAAAATACGTGAAGGCAAGCGTACAGATTACTTTCTCGGCGATGCTGGGGCTGTTCATGCTCGTGGGGTCACCTGATGCCGCTCCTATCCTCTTCACATTCGGCCTCTCAATTGCGGGTCTTGCACTGTTCGGTGGCGTAATTCTCTACACACGTGAGTATCTATCGAGCGGCCTCGTTGTAGTTCTCACACCACTTGTGACATGGATCTCGAGACTCTACCGAGACTCACCACATGACCAGGCATTCGTCTCGAATGGTGTCGACCGATACTGGCAGCGAATCGTCGGCTTTCAAGAGACACCGGGTTTGCTCGCTCTTATCGCGGTTGGAGGTCTTATTGAACAAGTATTGACTACGGCTGCTCTCTGGGTCGCACTCGCTGGGCTCGGAACCAACACTGCGTTTCTTCCAATCCTTATCATCATTCCACTGCCACAGATCGCAAGCGTCGTTCCGATTCCGGGGAGTCTCGGAGCGTATGATCTGTTGCTCGGTGGAGCGTTAGTCGTCGTTACTGGCGTCCCTACCACTGTCGCCACAGCGGCAGTCCTTGTTGTTCGAACGCTCTCTCTTCCATTTAGTGGGGTCGCTGGAGGAATCTGCGTTGCCTATCTACGTGGCTGGCGCCCGAGAGGCCAATCTAACTAA
- a CDS encoding sodium:calcium antiporter yields the protein MNPLFVATALVIVSTGVIWKGSEVLEASAERLSKHYGLPVAVHGAVVVAVGSSFPELSTVVISTLLHGEFSLGVGAIVGSAVFNLLVIPAFSALSSERLESTRDLVHKDAQFYIISVLVLFATFALGATYVPGGTNQAAVLTPALVVFPLLTYGIYVFLHYQDVREHTQSEDIAIKSAHEWGRLVVSLALIAIGVEGIVRGALEFGAVFDTPPAFWGITVIAIATSLPDTFVSVRAARQGSSVTSLTNVLGSNTFNLLVAIPVGVLIAGATTVNFLVAVPLLGFLGIATLVFIVSARTDLKISNSEAYVFLALYAVFLIWMGLETAGISQTVRGL from the coding sequence GTGAATCCGCTCTTTGTCGCGACTGCGTTGGTTATTGTCTCAACAGGCGTGATTTGGAAGGGAAGCGAGGTTCTTGAAGCGTCCGCTGAACGGCTCAGCAAGCACTACGGCCTTCCGGTCGCCGTTCATGGGGCGGTAGTTGTCGCCGTTGGGTCAAGCTTTCCAGAGCTCAGTACAGTCGTGATTAGCACACTTCTCCACGGGGAATTCTCTCTCGGCGTCGGCGCAATCGTCGGGAGCGCCGTCTTCAACCTCCTGGTCATTCCAGCGTTCTCGGCACTCTCTAGCGAGCGTCTTGAATCGACACGTGATCTCGTCCACAAGGATGCACAGTTCTATATTATCAGCGTGCTCGTTCTGTTTGCCACGTTTGCCCTTGGCGCGACCTACGTCCCGGGTGGAACGAACCAGGCGGCGGTTCTAACACCGGCACTCGTCGTCTTTCCCCTGCTCACGTACGGTATCTACGTCTTCTTGCATTACCAAGATGTCCGTGAGCATACACAGAGCGAAGACATCGCCATCAAGTCCGCACATGAATGGGGCCGGCTTGTCGTTTCACTTGCCCTCATTGCTATCGGTGTTGAGGGAATTGTGCGCGGAGCGCTAGAGTTCGGTGCCGTCTTCGACACACCACCGGCTTTCTGGGGAATCACGGTCATCGCTATTGCGACGAGCCTCCCAGATACATTCGTCAGTGTCCGGGCGGCCAGACAAGGGTCAAGCGTCACCAGTCTCACGAACGTTCTCGGGAGTAACACGTTCAACCTCCTCGTTGCAATCCCCGTTGGCGTGTTAATCGCGGGCGCGACGACCGTCAACTTTCTCGTTGCTGTCCCCTTACTGGGGTTTCTCGGAATCGCAACGCTCGTATTCATCGTCTCTGCCAGAACAGACCTCAAGATCTCGAATTCAGAGGCATACGTCTTCCTCGCGCTGTACGCGGTGTTTTTGATATGGATGGGATTGGAAACTGCTGGTATCTCACAGACTGTTCGCGGATTGTAG
- a CDS encoding HVO_2922 family protein encodes MARKPRFELYTDNAGEWRWRLVATNEEIIATSGEGYVSKQGAERGIKSVKRAVPKADVRSDS; translated from the coding sequence ATGGCACGGAAGCCCCGTTTTGAACTCTACACCGACAACGCCGGCGAGTGGCGATGGCGACTCGTAGCAACGAATGAAGAGATAATCGCAACCAGCGGCGAAGGGTACGTGTCAAAACAAGGTGCTGAGCGCGGCATCAAGAGCGTCAAGCGGGCGGTTCCGAAAGCCGACGTTCGAAGTGACTCCTAA
- a CDS encoding sulfite exporter TauE/SafE family protein, with amino-acid sequence MGTSKSHIDIDQFVANLLNFHYREVMMTSATLAVITASIMLFPGTENITQGIQSDVSVGLLVLFVGVAILAGTVMGMLGFGFSLIVTPVFASVIDPTLTVVVLAVPPLMVNMFQMGETGTGLEFVREEWPLLGLAIVGTIIGVAFLSWFSTGPIVPFLIGLIVLGYVLFQVIQNFVVIEEAHHPVALGGIGLIEGFLLAAANLGPVLPAYFHTFERDAERYIGGLSMTLGTIFATRLVVMAFFTDLMTPYRLWLGSTIAVITIVGLLLGTYLRRLEIDEQKFTWFVIALLFVISLNIFRNTVPALFF; translated from the coding sequence ATGGGAACGAGTAAATCTCACATAGATATCGACCAGTTCGTTGCAAACCTGCTGAATTTCCATTACCGGGAGGTAATGATGACGAGTGCAACGCTCGCTGTCATCACAGCGTCAATCATGCTCTTTCCGGGTACAGAAAACATCACGCAAGGGATTCAGTCGGACGTCTCGGTAGGACTTCTCGTACTCTTTGTCGGCGTCGCGATCCTCGCCGGGACGGTCATGGGAATGCTCGGGTTTGGGTTCTCGCTAATCGTGACACCCGTCTTTGCGAGTGTTATTGACCCAACGCTCACAGTTGTCGTCCTCGCAGTCCCGCCACTGATGGTAAACATGTTTCAGATGGGTGAAACGGGGACCGGGCTTGAGTTCGTTCGCGAGGAGTGGCCATTGCTGGGGCTTGCTATTGTCGGCACAATCATTGGTGTGGCCTTTCTCTCGTGGTTTAGCACCGGCCCGATTGTCCCGTTTCTCATTGGGCTCATTGTCTTGGGCTATGTGCTATTTCAGGTAATTCAGAACTTCGTCGTCATCGAAGAAGCCCACCATCCTGTTGCGCTCGGTGGTATCGGACTTATTGAGGGCTTCCTCCTCGCCGCCGCAAACCTCGGTCCGGTTCTCCCGGCCTATTTCCATACGTTCGAACGCGACGCGGAGCGATACATTGGCGGACTATCGATGACGCTCGGGACGATTTTCGCCACTCGTCTCGTGGTAATGGCGTTCTTCACCGACCTGATGACGCCGTATCGGCTTTGGCTTGGGTCGACTATCGCCGTCATCACGATCGTTGGCTTGTTGCTCGGCACCTACTTACGCCGTCTTGAGATCGATGAGCAGAAATTCACCTGGTTCGTCATCGCGCTTCTGTTTGTTATCTCGCTCAATATCTTTCGGAACACGGTTCCAGCACTATTCTTCTGA
- a CDS encoding SdpI family protein: MNTHQRFGLAAVFVVFSGIVSLLTAPELPAEIVSNWNAAGEPSGTMPKTLALWLFPGLTAVLLVVFALIPQIDPLQENINAFRPYYDWFVVIFTGYMLLLHAGIVAFNLGYEFDFTYLVLIAAAGLLYYSGILLTHAERNWFVGIRTPWTLSSEEVWNRTHALGGRLFKLTTILTLVGLLFGEYALYFLIVPTLLTTGITVAYSYYLYERIERRGSSSPDTGVRHY, encoded by the coding sequence ATGAACACTCACCAGCGGTTTGGTCTGGCGGCCGTGTTTGTTGTATTCTCTGGGATCGTGAGCCTCCTCACCGCGCCTGAGCTCCCTGCGGAGATCGTCTCAAATTGGAACGCGGCGGGCGAACCGAGCGGGACGATGCCCAAGACGCTCGCGCTCTGGCTGTTCCCGGGATTGACAGCGGTGCTGCTAGTTGTGTTTGCACTTATTCCCCAAATCGATCCACTTCAAGAGAATATCAACGCCTTCCGTCCCTACTACGACTGGTTCGTCGTGATCTTCACCGGCTATATGCTTCTGCTTCATGCCGGAATCGTCGCGTTCAATCTCGGCTACGAGTTTGACTTCACGTATCTGGTGCTCATCGCGGCTGCAGGGCTACTCTACTACAGCGGTATCTTGCTTACACACGCCGAACGTAACTGGTTCGTGGGGATCCGGACACCGTGGACGCTCAGCAGCGAGGAAGTCTGGAACCGGACGCACGCGCTCGGTGGACGGCTTTTTAAACTAACCACGATACTGACCTTGGTCGGACTTCTGTTTGGCGAATACGCGCTCTACTTCCTCATCGTACCCACTCTTCTGACCACTGGGATCACTGTGGCATACTCATATTATCTTTACGAGCGAATCGAACGACGTGGAAGCTCATCCCCTGACACTGGAGTAAGACACTACTGA
- a CDS encoding ABC transporter ATP-binding protein, whose product MNHQPAVFTRELTKRYGDTTAISGLDLSIPRGSVYGFLGPNGAGKTTTMRMLTGLTRPTKGTGSVADVSIRDRDGLRTHIGYLPEEPPLYDQATAYEQLEYAAGLRDLPAEVTRDRIDGLLDKLDLTSDADTRIADYSKGMRQKTAYIQAVLHEPTVVFLDEPTSGLDPRAARTLREMITELADRGTTVFLSTHILPVVEEVADTVGILYDGELVAEGSPTDLERRVETGETRSLEDAFLELTTDERGTAGKTDGEISVASTANQRVVEEDTDG is encoded by the coding sequence ATGAACCATCAGCCTGCTGTTTTCACTAGAGAATTAACAAAACGATATGGCGATACTACCGCTATCAGTGGTCTCGATCTTTCTATTCCACGTGGATCAGTCTATGGATTCCTCGGTCCAAACGGTGCAGGGAAAACCACGACAATGCGAATGTTGACTGGACTTACACGGCCAACCAAGGGGACCGGTTCCGTCGCTGATGTCTCGATTCGGGATCGAGACGGCCTGCGCACGCACATCGGATACTTACCCGAGGAACCACCGCTATACGATCAGGCAACGGCCTACGAACAGCTCGAATACGCCGCCGGCCTTCGCGATCTCCCCGCAGAAGTGACACGTGACCGAATCGATGGACTCCTCGACAAACTGGATCTCACGTCAGATGCTGACACGCGGATCGCGGACTATTCAAAGGGAATGCGACAGAAAACCGCTTACATACAGGCCGTCCTCCACGAACCCACTGTAGTCTTCTTAGATGAACCCACGTCTGGGCTGGATCCACGCGCTGCACGGACTCTCCGAGAAATGATCACAGAACTCGCCGATAGGGGAACGACCGTCTTCCTCTCGACGCATATCCTCCCTGTTGTTGAAGAGGTCGCGGACACAGTTGGAATACTCTACGACGGAGAGTTGGTCGCTGAAGGTTCGCCTACTGATCTCGAACGCCGCGTAGAGACCGGTGAGACGCGCTCGCTGGAGGATGCTTTCCTTGAACTCACGACTGACGAGCGCGGTACCGCAGGAAAGACGGATGGTGAGATCAGTGTCGCCAGTACCGCTAACCAGAGGGTCGTTGAGGAGGACACCGATGGTTGA
- a CDS encoding class I SAM-dependent methyltransferase has product MPWMDHRRRDRPDPDTVFQALEVGIKPGVSIQHAATRVLDGFVAGVDTSEVMLAQARDRNRQAIEAGRVALAHESATSLPHEDRTGPLLPIPTSHRDLRSTCSSYVSLPRRYFRKRITH; this is encoded by the coding sequence ATGCCGTGGATGGATCACCGCCGACGCGATAGACCTGATCCTGATACTGTCTTTCAGGCACTCGAGGTCGGGATCAAGCCGGGCGTCAGTATCCAGCACGCAGCGACACGTGTTCTCGATGGGTTCGTTGCCGGAGTGGATACGTCGGAAGTGATGCTCGCACAGGCACGCGACCGGAATCGACAAGCGATCGAAGCCGGGCGGGTTGCTCTCGCTCATGAATCAGCCACCTCGCTCCCGCATGAAGATCGAACAGGTCCTCTCCTTCCGATTCCCACATCGCACCGTGATTTGAGATCGACCTGTTCGTCCTACGTGTCGCTGCCAAGGAGATATTTCAGGAAACGCATCACACATTGA
- a CDS encoding Lrp/AsnC family transcriptional regulator, with protein MVKEQDGNVVLDDLDREILYELQQDARKTTHEEISTTVGVSQSTVRNRITALEEAGVIKTYAPELDYERAGFSLRV; from the coding sequence ATGGTCAAAGAACAGGATGGCAATGTCGTTTTAGACGACCTTGATCGAGAGATCCTCTATGAATTACAGCAAGATGCACGGAAGACGACCCACGAGGAGATCAGCACCACAGTCGGGGTCTCACAGAGTACGGTCCGCAATCGAATTACCGCACTCGAAGAGGCGGGCGTTATCAAAACGTACGCCCCAGAACTCGACTACGAACGAGCAGGGTTCTCGCTTCGCGTCTAA
- a CDS encoding class I SAM-dependent methyltransferase — translation MPIPPYDQERISKLTDPSAFRYCSGEELRRFLAPGPDSRVADFGSGAGLFTTELAPVADTVFAVDVRRDLHTVYREHGIPANVTPVTADFANLPFPDNHLDGGVSIRTYHHGFESALDEIARVVRPGGRLVIVDWSATGAGERDGRDEEEYLNLATVQLHLLEAGFHIVEAQERRETFVVIGALR, via the coding sequence ATGCCCATACCACCGTACGATCAGGAACGGATTAGCAAGCTTACCGATCCGAGCGCCTTCCGCTATTGCTCCGGCGAAGAGCTTCGGAGATTCCTCGCTCCCGGGCCCGATTCGCGAGTTGCCGATTTTGGCAGCGGCGCCGGCCTCTTCACGACCGAGCTGGCCCCGGTCGCCGATACCGTCTTCGCTGTCGACGTTCGACGAGATCTCCACACAGTCTATCGCGAACACGGGATTCCAGCGAACGTCACGCCTGTCACCGCTGACTTTGCGAATCTCCCCTTTCCCGATAATCACCTTGACGGCGGCGTGTCGATTCGCACATATCATCACGGATTCGAGTCAGCCCTCGACGAGATTGCGCGCGTCGTTCGGCCAGGTGGTCGCCTCGTGATCGTCGACTGGTCGGCTACCGGGGCCGGCGAACGCGACGGTCGTGACGAAGAGGAGTACTTGAACCTCGCGACCGTCCAATTGCACCTCTTGGAGGCCGGCTTTCACATCGTTGAGGCCCAGGAACGCCGAGAGACGTTCGTGGTGATCGGGGCGCTACGGTAG
- a CDS encoding sulfatase-like hydrolase/transferase produces MSDHPNICLVHCHDLGRYLVCYDFDVDTPRIDSLASNGAVLENAFATAPQCSPSRASLQTGRHPHENGLVGLAHDEPTLNDDESLLPEYLSVAGYETHLFGLQHVTEHPDRLGFDKLHSERHLSPDVPPSVHEIDRACEVSERFADCLGDGDLGDPFFASIGFFELHRLEADDGRFRFADDRYEPADPEAVETLPYLPADRTMSVGI; encoded by the coding sequence GTGTCCGATCACCCGAATATCTGTCTGGTTCACTGCCACGACCTCGGGCGTTATCTCGTCTGCTACGACTTCGACGTCGATACGCCGCGAATCGACTCGTTGGCGTCGAACGGCGCGGTTCTCGAAAATGCCTTCGCCACCGCACCCCAGTGCTCGCCGAGTCGTGCAAGCCTCCAGACCGGCAGACATCCCCACGAGAATGGATTGGTTGGACTGGCCCACGACGAACCGACGCTGAACGACGACGAATCTCTCCTACCGGAGTATCTTTCGGTGGCCGGTTACGAAACCCATCTGTTCGGACTCCAGCACGTCACCGAGCACCCCGACCGGCTCGGCTTCGACAAACTCCACTCCGAACGGCACCTCTCGCCGGACGTCCCGCCGTCGGTCCACGAGATCGACCGTGCCTGCGAGGTGAGCGAGCGGTTCGCTGACTGTCTCGGGGACGGTGACCTCGGGGACCCTTTCTTCGCCTCGATCGGTTTCTTCGAACTCCACCGCCTCGAGGCCGACGACGGGCGATTCCGCTTCGCGGACGATCGCTACGAGCCGGCCGATCCCGAGGCCGTCGAGACGTTGCCCTATCTTCCCGCAGACCGTACCATGAGTGTGGGCATCTAA
- a CDS encoding divalent metal cation transporter, with product MGPSWVAGAIAAGPATMATLITAGAGYGYSLLWVVVLSTVAGALAQYLAMRLGLLTEQGIVGVVEDYLGEWWAWLLVVDVVLASGVAQLVIMNTLASVSATITGMDAWVWGVAWAAVLALGLAGRGYNLLETATKVLVAAVVLAFIASLFVVPIDLGAAAGGLVPALPGGSALVAAGILGGAVHITLITMHSYTMRVKGWTESEYKLATFDIGASMLVAFGIYSVAIFLVAASVLTQPSLSTVEAAQALGPLVGENARWLFLLGLGGAAVSTLGGNTIVPPFVIADKLGWGTTVDDSRYRALLAAVALLSALGAVIGGQVLGQLVLVLALGTVGTPFAIALVVYLLNSPAVSRPTGTLTNVGGVALLLVSGALAANFVREQIAGGVNPLSGSVLAFAVLLGLAMVGLLVKYARERFGRGSTAVESAS from the coding sequence ATGGGGCCATCGTGGGTCGCGGGCGCCATCGCAGCCGGCCCGGCGACCATGGCGACCCTGATCACCGCTGGGGCGGGTTACGGCTATAGCCTACTCTGGGTCGTAGTCCTCTCAACAGTTGCCGGGGCACTCGCACAGTACCTCGCGATGCGCCTTGGTCTGCTTACCGAACAGGGAATTGTAGGGGTAGTCGAGGATTATCTCGGTGAGTGGTGGGCGTGGCTCCTCGTCGTCGACGTTGTCCTTGCCTCTGGCGTCGCACAACTCGTGATTATGAATACGCTCGCGAGCGTGTCCGCGACCATTACCGGCATGGACGCCTGGGTCTGGGGTGTTGCCTGGGCAGCGGTGCTTGCACTCGGACTTGCTGGGCGGGGCTACAACCTCCTTGAGACCGCAACCAAGGTCCTCGTCGCCGCCGTTGTCCTCGCGTTCATCGCATCGCTGTTTGTGGTGCCGATCGATCTCGGCGCGGCCGCCGGTGGGCTCGTTCCGGCACTCCCCGGCGGTAGCGCGCTTGTCGCTGCAGGCATTCTCGGCGGCGCGGTTCACATCACCCTCATAACGATGCACTCCTACACGATGCGTGTCAAGGGGTGGACCGAAAGCGAGTACAAACTCGCAACGTTCGATATCGGTGCATCGATGCTCGTCGCCTTCGGTATCTACAGCGTTGCTATCTTCCTCGTCGCGGCAAGCGTCCTCACCCAACCCAGCCTCAGTACCGTCGAGGCTGCACAGGCACTCGGCCCGCTCGTCGGAGAGAACGCCAGATGGCTGTTTCTGCTCGGGCTCGGTGGAGCAGCAGTTTCGACACTCGGCGGAAACACCATCGTCCCGCCGTTCGTCATCGCAGACAAGCTTGGCTGGGGGACGACAGTCGACGATTCGCGTTATCGCGCCCTGCTCGCAGCGGTCGCGCTTTTGTCAGCGCTCGGCGCCGTCATCGGTGGGCAGGTGCTCGGCCAGCTCGTGCTCGTGCTCGCACTGGGCACGGTCGGGACTCCCTTCGCCATTGCCCTTGTTGTGTATCTCCTGAACTCACCCGCGGTGTCGCGGCCGACCGGTACTCTCACGAACGTCGGTGGCGTCGCTCTACTACTGGTCTCGGGCGCGCTCGCGGCGAACTTCGTCCGGGAGCAGATCGCAGGTGGCGTCAACCCGCTCTCGGGGAGCGTACTGGCGTTCGCCGTCCTCCTCGGGCTCGCCATGGTTGGATTACTCGTAAAGTACGCCCGCGAGCGGTTCGGCAGGGGCAGCACGGCCGTTGAATCGGCGAGCTGA
- a CDS encoding phytanoyl-CoA dioxygenase family protein — MVLTDEQLEQYQQEGYVIAKNILSADEVTGLKTRLREYVRGDRKESKFDRMLEPSVDPGEFNSEGEPVRKFEGVGMAREDDVFRDLAFHDDIVKMVSQIQGPNLKLLRCAGMLKPPGVGSAKKFHQDAAYYPIHPMDHVTVWVALDESTTENGCMQVVPGAHTDGLLRHEEMKYDTDITLAERDYSESDTIALPMKPGDALFQHCLLPHYTASNESGRWRRAMIVAYMRSRSRFTTTDRPEWVDSMHVSGEEFPGCV; from the coding sequence GTGGTGCTAACTGATGAACAGCTCGAGCAGTACCAGCAAGAGGGATATGTTATTGCGAAGAATATCCTCTCGGCCGACGAAGTAACAGGTCTGAAGACGCGCCTTCGCGAGTACGTTCGTGGCGACCGCAAAGAGAGCAAGTTCGATCGGATGCTCGAGCCCTCCGTTGATCCCGGGGAGTTCAATAGCGAAGGGGAGCCGGTCCGCAAGTTCGAGGGCGTAGGGATGGCCCGCGAGGACGATGTCTTTCGTGATCTCGCGTTTCACGACGATATCGTCAAGATGGTTTCCCAGATTCAGGGTCCGAATCTGAAGTTGTTGCGCTGTGCGGGGATGCTCAAACCGCCGGGTGTCGGTAGCGCGAAGAAGTTCCATCAGGACGCAGCTTACTACCCCATCCACCCCATGGACCACGTGACGGTGTGGGTGGCACTCGACGAGTCCACAACTGAGAACGGCTGCATGCAGGTTGTACCCGGGGCCCACACGGATGGCTTACTCAGACACGAAGAGATGAAATACGACACTGACATCACGCTCGCCGAGCGTGACTACAGCGAAAGTGACACTATCGCGCTGCCGATGAAGCCAGGCGACGCGCTATTCCAGCATTGCCTGCTGCCCCACTATACTGCATCCAACGAGAGCGGGCGGTGGCGCCGGGCGATGATCGTCGCCTACATGCGATCCCGATCGCGGTTCACCACTACCGATCGGCCAGAGTGGGTCGACAGTATGCACGTTAGTGGCGAGGAGTTCCCGGGGTGCGTATAG
- a CDS encoding FAD-binding domain-containing protein, whose amino-acid sequence MTVLFWHRTDLRLQDNRALEKALQTAHERGTVVQPIFVFDSQFYSEDTLACHARIRFLHQCLESLRDQYRTHGSELTFLYGEPIEQLLSITTRGFRSDSNATEQSEAIFYTRHPTARYGEHRDRRLHKQATDSGLSVQAVPEGAITFDADERGINSRDGWSERCENYLTGDPLNPNMDPLVGPDEALESEVTIDEIEDTYGIAPTKQTVPRGGHTAAHRRLNWFGRPTTIADYPEGISPPAKSERQTSRLSPYLRFGVLSPRQIYNRTVDQYGARRARELFESRLYWNRHFRQKLADNPTLTEQAVNPVFRGLYAGSDHRDEERITAWKEGRTGFPMVDASMRALTETGFLNFRMRAMVASFFSYILKQWWRIGADFMYYHLIDADPAINYAQWQMQCGLVGCHPNRIYNPRKQVRENDPAGEFIREYVPELQNLSTTFLERPEKTPLHVQEQSGVTIGDTSDAVYPYPIVDFEREATLAREQFNDRADAAREALQDPDVRRRASLSRKRRHQEFSTESTGTNSADTADQQQLADYS is encoded by the coding sequence ATGACAGTTCTGTTCTGGCATCGTACTGATCTCCGCCTCCAAGATAATCGAGCGCTCGAGAAAGCACTGCAGACTGCCCACGAGAGGGGGACAGTTGTCCAACCAATCTTCGTCTTCGATTCACAGTTCTACTCTGAGGACACGCTAGCCTGTCATGCCAGAATTCGATTCCTCCACCAGTGTCTCGAGAGTCTCAGAGACCAGTATCGCACTCATGGTTCGGAACTAACCTTCCTTTATGGAGAGCCAATCGAACAATTGCTTTCAATTACAACACGTGGCTTTAGGTCCGACTCAAATGCCACTGAGCAATCGGAGGCGATTTTCTATACCCGTCATCCGACTGCTCGCTATGGTGAGCACCGTGATAGAAGACTCCACAAGCAAGCGACGGATTCGGGACTCTCTGTTCAGGCAGTCCCGGAAGGAGCGATCACGTTCGATGCCGACGAACGCGGGATCAACTCCCGAGATGGGTGGAGCGAACGCTGTGAAAACTACCTCACTGGCGACCCACTCAATCCCAACATGGATCCCCTCGTTGGTCCCGACGAGGCACTCGAAAGCGAGGTGACGATCGACGAAATCGAAGATACCTACGGGATAGCGCCGACCAAGCAAACGGTCCCCCGTGGCGGCCATACGGCTGCTCATCGCCGACTCAACTGGTTTGGACGCCCAACGACGATAGCGGACTATCCTGAGGGCATTTCCCCACCAGCGAAATCCGAACGACAGACTTCTCGTCTCTCACCGTATCTTCGCTTCGGGGTGCTCTCGCCACGACAGATCTACAATCGGACTGTCGACCAGTACGGTGCCAGGCGAGCACGGGAACTCTTCGAATCACGCCTCTACTGGAACCGTCATTTCAGGCAGAAACTCGCGGATAATCCGACGCTGACCGAACAGGCCGTCAACCCCGTTTTTCGAGGGCTATATGCTGGGTCCGATCATCGCGACGAAGAACGGATCACAGCCTGGAAAGAAGGCCGGACCGGGTTTCCAATGGTCGATGCATCAATGCGAGCGCTGACCGAAACAGGCTTTCTCAATTTCCGAATGCGGGCGATGGTCGCCTCGTTTTTCAGCTATATCCTCAAGCAGTGGTGGCGAATCGGCGCGGATTTCATGTACTACCATCTGATCGATGCCGATCCGGCGATCAACTACGCTCAATGGCAGATGCAGTGTGGGTTAGTCGGCTGTCATCCCAATCGAATCTACAACCCACGAAAGCAGGTCCGCGAGAACGACCCAGCGGGAGAGTTTATCCGCGAGTACGTTCCGGAGCTCCAAAACCTTTCAACAACCTTCCTCGAGCGACCGGAAAAGACACCGCTGCATGTTCAGGAACAATCCGGTGTCACGATTGGAGATACATCGGATGCAGTGTATCCATACCCGATCGTCGATTTCGAACGCGAGGCAACGCTGGCTCGTGAGCAGTTCAATGATCGTGCAGACGCGGCTCGCGAGGCGCTCCAAGATCCAGACGTCCGACGTCGAGCATCACTCTCTCGGAAACGACGGCACCAAGAGTTCTCGACGGAGTCAACAGGCACGAACAGTGCCGATACAGCCGATCAGCAGCAGCTCGCTGACTACAGTTAA